A single region of the Streptomyces sp. ITFR-16 genome encodes:
- a CDS encoding zinc ribbon domain-containing protein gives MAQEPAPEGPPCPSCGTPNRPERKFCRRCATPLTPSATAVRLPWWRRVWPLRRKVRIGSGRLLRRLLTLFVVLGLVLTGFLLLPAGQYVYQDVRDKLGGTAEITPQHVTASASAPGHPATNATDGITNKYWAAPRLGDSLTSTFDTPFRLVGVVVYTGTSTSAEEFHRHARLTRADLLVTTSDGKKHEKKMTLNDKPGEQTIRTGISNVTSVRLTVRAAAGHTTGGPIAVAEVEFFKRT, from the coding sequence GTGGCTCAGGAGCCCGCCCCGGAGGGCCCGCCCTGCCCGTCCTGCGGCACGCCGAACCGCCCGGAGCGCAAGTTCTGCCGGCGCTGCGCGACCCCGCTCACGCCCAGCGCAACGGCGGTACGCCTCCCCTGGTGGCGCAGGGTCTGGCCGCTGCGCCGCAAGGTACGCATCGGCTCAGGCCGCCTGCTGCGCCGGCTCCTGACCCTGTTCGTGGTGCTCGGACTGGTGCTCACGGGCTTCCTCCTGCTCCCGGCGGGCCAGTACGTCTACCAGGACGTGCGCGACAAGCTGGGCGGCACGGCGGAGATCACCCCGCAGCACGTGACCGCGAGCGCATCGGCCCCCGGCCACCCGGCGACGAACGCGACCGACGGCATCACCAACAAGTACTGGGCGGCCCCCCGCCTGGGCGACTCACTGACGTCCACGTTCGACACCCCGTTCCGCCTGGTCGGCGTGGTGGTGTACACAGGCACCTCCACCTCGGCGGAGGAATTCCACCGCCACGCCCGCCTCACCCGGGCCGACCTGCTGGTGACCACGTCGGACGGCAAGAAGCACGAGAAGAAGATGACCCTGAACGACAAACCGGGCGAACAAACGATCCGCACCGGCATCAGCAACGTCACCTCGGTCCGCCTCACCGTCCGCGCAGCAGCGGGCCACACCACCGGAGGCCCCATCGCGGTGGCCGAGGTGGAATTCTTCAAGCGGACCTGA
- a CDS encoding putative baseplate assembly protein, which translates to MALPSPNLDDRRFQQLVDEAKRYVQQRSPEWTDHNVSDPGVTLIETFAFMVDQLLYRLNRVPEKNYAAFLDLLGVTLFPPSAATAEVDFWLSAPQPETVLLRAGTEVATARAETEEAVVFSTAQDLPIVPSALERLVTAPASGEQTDRTALLSAGTDIPCFQASPAPGDAMLFGLPTAVPRCIVAVRLDSRVEGVGVDPRQPPLVWEAWDGARWVRCATGADGTGGLNRPGEVIVFVPAGHTASVVAGTRAGWLRCRVVAAEAGQPFYSESPTIREAEVFTVGGTATVEHAETVNDVPLGVSEGVAGQRFSVSRPPILLDGEPPAVEVSTAEGWETWTAVEHFGASAPGDRHVRIDATSGEFAFPPAVREPDGTMRTYGAVPGKGAHLRIPRYRTGGGRAGNVARGAISVLRSSVPYVARVENREAAGGGVDGETVENAKLRAPNVLRVQERAVTAEDYEIIAAQAAPSVRRVRCLPAVAGEAGAVRVLVVPDAVADEGDRLRFEQLIPSEQVLSAITARLDERRLVGTRLVVEPPAYQGITVVARLVAAAGEADRVREEALAALFRHLNPLRGGTDGAGWPFGRPVQYGEVFAVLQRVPGVGLVEEVRLFPADPITGRRGAPVDRVDVAGNALVFSHQHQVVVTPAGAEGPA; encoded by the coding sequence ATGGCACTGCCCTCCCCCAACCTGGACGACCGGCGCTTCCAGCAACTCGTGGACGAGGCCAAGCGGTACGTCCAGCAGCGCTCCCCCGAGTGGACCGACCACAACGTCTCGGACCCCGGCGTCACGCTGATCGAGACGTTCGCCTTCATGGTCGACCAGCTGCTCTACCGCCTGAACCGGGTGCCGGAGAAGAACTACGCCGCCTTCCTGGACCTGCTCGGCGTCACCCTCTTCCCGCCGTCCGCCGCCACCGCCGAGGTGGACTTCTGGCTCTCGGCGCCGCAGCCCGAGACCGTGCTGCTGCGGGCCGGGACGGAGGTCGCGACCGCGCGCGCCGAGACGGAGGAGGCGGTGGTGTTCTCCACCGCCCAGGACCTGCCCATCGTGCCCAGCGCGCTGGAACGGCTGGTCACCGCACCCGCGTCGGGTGAGCAGACCGACCGCACGGCCCTGCTCTCCGCCGGTACGGACATCCCCTGCTTCCAGGCGTCGCCCGCGCCCGGCGACGCGATGCTGTTCGGCCTGCCCACCGCCGTACCCCGCTGCATCGTCGCCGTACGGCTGGACAGCCGGGTGGAGGGCGTGGGCGTCGACCCCCGGCAGCCGCCGCTGGTCTGGGAGGCCTGGGACGGCGCCCGGTGGGTCCGGTGCGCGACGGGCGCGGACGGTACGGGCGGGCTGAACCGGCCCGGCGAGGTCATCGTGTTCGTCCCGGCCGGACACACCGCGTCCGTGGTCGCGGGCACCCGGGCGGGCTGGCTGCGCTGCCGGGTCGTCGCGGCGGAGGCGGGCCAGCCGTTCTACTCCGAGTCGCCGACGATCCGCGAGGCGGAGGTGTTCACCGTCGGCGGTACGGCGACGGTGGAGCACGCCGAGACCGTCAACGACGTCCCCCTCGGCGTCTCCGAAGGGGTCGCCGGGCAGCGGTTCTCGGTGAGCCGGCCGCCCATCCTGCTGGACGGCGAACCGCCGGCCGTCGAGGTGTCCACCGCCGAGGGCTGGGAGACGTGGACGGCGGTCGAGCACTTCGGCGCCTCCGCCCCCGGCGACCGGCATGTGCGCATCGACGCCACCTCCGGCGAGTTCGCCTTCCCGCCCGCCGTGCGCGAACCCGACGGCACGATGCGCACCTACGGCGCCGTCCCCGGGAAGGGCGCGCACCTGCGCATCCCCCGCTACCGCACGGGCGGCGGCCGCGCCGGAAACGTCGCCCGGGGCGCGATCTCCGTACTGCGCAGCTCGGTGCCGTACGTGGCCCGCGTCGAGAACCGGGAAGCGGCCGGCGGCGGGGTCGACGGCGAGACGGTGGAGAACGCCAAGCTCCGGGCGCCGAACGTGCTGCGCGTCCAGGAACGCGCCGTCACGGCCGAGGACTACGAGATCATCGCGGCCCAGGCCGCCCCCTCGGTCAGGCGGGTGCGCTGTCTGCCCGCCGTCGCCGGTGAGGCCGGCGCGGTACGCGTCCTGGTCGTGCCCGACGCGGTGGCCGACGAGGGCGACCGGCTGCGGTTCGAGCAGCTGATCCCGTCCGAACAGGTGCTCTCCGCGATCACCGCCCGGCTCGACGAACGGCGGCTGGTCGGCACCCGCCTCGTCGTGGAACCGCCCGCCTACCAGGGCATCACGGTGGTCGCCCGGCTCGTCGCGGCGGCCGGCGAGGCGGACCGCGTACGCGAGGAGGCGCTCGCCGCGCTCTTCCGCCACCTCAACCCGCTGCGCGGCGGAACGGACGGCGCGGGCTGGCCGTTCGGCAGGCCCGTGCAGTACGGGGAGGTCTTCGCCGTACTGCAACGCGTGCCGGGCGTCGGCCTGGTGGAGGAGGTCCGGCTCTTCCCGGCCGACCCGATCACCGGCCGGCGCGGCGCACCGGTCGACCGCGTCGACGTGGCCGGCAACGCCCTGGTCTTCTCCCACCAGCACCAGGTCGTGGTCACCCCGGCCGGAGCGGAGGGCCCGGCATGA
- a CDS encoding phage tail protein, giving the protein MTDNIFATSVFFKLVIGGNDLGAFHTCSGLGAEVEMEQYAEGGNNGFAWQLPGRITWTNITLTRPVTADTTKIARWLNEIIQRVEPKDGEIVALKPDLSRIISWQVLGIVPVRWQGPSFDPANSQAAIETLEIAHEGLLPS; this is encoded by the coding sequence ATGACGGACAACATCTTCGCGACCAGCGTGTTCTTCAAGCTCGTCATCGGAGGCAACGACCTGGGCGCGTTCCACACCTGCTCCGGGCTCGGTGCCGAGGTGGAGATGGAGCAGTACGCCGAGGGCGGCAACAACGGCTTCGCCTGGCAGCTGCCGGGCCGGATCACCTGGACCAACATCACGCTGACCAGGCCCGTCACCGCCGACACCACGAAGATCGCCCGCTGGCTGAACGAGATCATCCAGCGGGTCGAGCCCAAGGACGGCGAGATCGTCGCACTGAAGCCGGACCTCAGCCGGATCATCAGCTGGCAGGTGCTCGGCATCGTGCCGGTCCGCTGGCAGGGTCCGTCGTTCGACCCCGCCAACTCACAGGCCGCGATCGAGACGCTGGAGATCGCGCACGAGGGCCTGCTCCCGTCCTGA
- a CDS encoding GPW/gp25 family protein, whose product MSGKFIGRGWGFPLRVSPTGGIGMVERDQEIEEAMRLILGTAPGERPMRPEFGCGIHDYVFAPGDGATAGRIAHEVRVSLERWEPRIEVSEVVIAFDRVDEGTLYIDVRYTVRSTNDLRNLVFPFYTIPSEGTEDAGVS is encoded by the coding sequence GTGAGCGGGAAGTTCATCGGCCGGGGCTGGGGATTCCCGCTGCGGGTCTCGCCCACGGGCGGCATCGGCATGGTCGAGCGCGACCAGGAGATCGAGGAGGCGATGCGGCTGATCCTCGGCACCGCGCCGGGCGAGCGCCCGATGCGGCCGGAGTTCGGCTGCGGCATCCACGACTACGTCTTCGCGCCCGGCGACGGGGCCACCGCGGGACGTATCGCCCACGAGGTCCGGGTCTCCCTGGAGCGCTGGGAGCCGCGCATCGAGGTATCCGAGGTCGTGATCGCGTTCGACCGGGTCGACGAGGGCACCCTCTACATCGATGTCCGCTACACCGTGCGCTCCACGAACGACCTGCGCAACCTCGTCTTTCCCTTCTACACGATCCCCTCCGAGGGCACGGAAGACGCAGGAGTGAGCTGA
- a CDS encoding DUF6760 family protein, translating into MTYALPRLREEIAYVAYHFHWQREDILDLTHGERQQWVREIARINTRVNEGG; encoded by the coding sequence GTGACGTACGCGCTCCCCCGGCTGCGGGAGGAGATCGCGTACGTCGCCTATCACTTCCATTGGCAGCGTGAGGACATTCTCGACCTCACCCACGGCGAACGTCAGCAGTGGGTACGGGAGATAGCGCGGATCAACACCCGCGTCAACGAAGGCGGGTGA
- a CDS encoding VgrG-related protein: MTTGGRSFAADPIVEAPGELPQVWAAQLVSCVVDESVRLPDTALLTYRDPNHELLTATGITLGTPLKISVATVQGQARERLFTGEVTAVELDTDTTGSFTVVRASSKAHRLQRGRKVVAFRNMRTADIVRKVAAGAGLSCGRVEAAPITYTQLTQANVSDWEFLQFLAEESGALVRVDEKGLLQFVKPEPASSAPAPTSSADRNPMVLEYGRNLLALRSVLTGADGADNVEVRGWDVKTKTPLVARHPSVRSTTVTPGMSPSVAGRVFGPASKLTVTDTPYRTQAEARAVAGSVAASVSSGFGEIEAVAEGNPRLRAGKPVALANVGPAFSGRYTATAAHHVLEPHGGYRTTVIVSAATDRSLSGLATGANAPSRGPRIPGLAIGIVTDIREGREERGWVRLKFPWLDDTYVTDWVRTVQWGGQGGGGVFSPEVNDEVLVGFEQGLLDSPYVIGGLYNGVDRPSPHDVPLVDRASGKVNRRSLVSRSGNRVELLDSPRGLSGVRLASGDKCLEVTLDQRRNRIDLRVSGAGGRRTLSSVRLSSKGITLDAGTGEVNVTGRSVNINGKAQVTVDGGLLAVLKAKLIRIN; the protein is encoded by the coding sequence ATGACCACCGGCGGCAGGTCGTTCGCGGCCGATCCCATCGTCGAGGCCCCCGGCGAACTCCCCCAGGTCTGGGCCGCCCAGCTGGTGAGCTGTGTCGTGGACGAGAGCGTCCGGCTGCCCGACACGGCCCTGCTCACCTACCGCGACCCGAACCACGAACTGCTCACCGCGACCGGCATCACACTCGGCACCCCGCTGAAGATCTCGGTGGCCACCGTGCAGGGGCAGGCCCGGGAGCGGCTGTTCACCGGCGAGGTGACCGCCGTCGAGCTGGACACCGACACGACCGGCTCCTTCACCGTCGTACGGGCGTCCTCCAAGGCCCACCGCCTCCAGCGGGGCCGGAAGGTGGTGGCCTTCCGCAACATGCGGACCGCCGACATCGTCCGCAAGGTCGCCGCCGGGGCCGGGCTCTCCTGCGGGAGGGTCGAGGCCGCGCCGATCACGTACACCCAGCTCACCCAGGCCAATGTGTCGGACTGGGAGTTCCTCCAGTTCCTCGCGGAGGAGAGCGGGGCTCTGGTGCGGGTCGACGAGAAGGGGCTGCTCCAGTTCGTGAAGCCCGAGCCGGCGTCCTCGGCACCGGCGCCCACCTCGTCCGCCGACCGGAACCCGATGGTCCTGGAGTACGGACGGAATCTGCTGGCGCTGCGCTCCGTGCTGACGGGGGCGGACGGGGCGGACAACGTCGAGGTGCGCGGCTGGGACGTGAAGACCAAGACCCCGCTGGTGGCGCGGCACCCGTCGGTCCGCAGCACGACCGTCACGCCGGGGATGAGCCCGTCGGTGGCCGGCCGCGTGTTCGGCCCGGCCAGCAAGCTCACGGTGACCGACACCCCGTACCGCACCCAGGCCGAGGCCAGGGCCGTGGCGGGATCGGTGGCCGCGTCGGTGAGTTCGGGCTTCGGCGAGATCGAGGCCGTGGCGGAGGGCAACCCCCGGCTCCGGGCCGGGAAGCCGGTCGCCCTGGCCAACGTCGGGCCCGCGTTCTCCGGCCGCTACACCGCGACGGCCGCCCATCACGTCCTGGAGCCGCACGGCGGCTACCGCACGACCGTCATCGTCAGCGCCGCCACCGACCGCTCCCTGTCCGGGCTCGCCACCGGCGCCAACGCTCCCTCGCGCGGCCCGCGCATCCCCGGTCTCGCGATCGGGATCGTCACCGACATCCGCGAGGGCCGGGAGGAACGCGGCTGGGTGCGGCTGAAGTTCCCCTGGCTCGACGACACCTACGTCACCGACTGGGTGCGGACCGTGCAGTGGGGCGGCCAGGGCGGCGGCGGGGTGTTCAGCCCCGAGGTCAACGACGAGGTGCTGGTGGGCTTCGAACAGGGCCTGCTGGACAGCCCGTACGTGATCGGCGGGCTGTACAACGGTGTGGACCGGCCCTCGCCGCACGACGTCCCGCTCGTCGACCGGGCGAGCGGCAAGGTCAACCGCCGTTCCCTGGTCTCCCGTTCGGGCAACCGGGTCGAGCTGCTGGACTCCCCGCGCGGGCTGTCCGGCGTACGGCTGGCCAGCGGCGACAAGTGCCTGGAGGTCACCCTCGACCAGCGGCGCAACCGGATCGACCTGCGGGTGTCCGGCGCCGGCGGCCGGCGCACGCTCAGCTCCGTCCGGCTTTCCTCCAAGGGCATCACGCTCGACGCGGGGACCGGTGAGGTGAACGTGACCGGCCGCTCGGTCAACATCAACGGCAAGGCGCAGGTCACCGTGGACGGCGGCCTGCTCGCGGTCCTCAAGGCCAAGCTGATCCGCATCAACTGA
- a CDS encoding LysM peptidoglycan-binding domain-containing protein — protein sequence MASGARTSRARAQLTIMEPPATVGARPGGSLARLTLQFNPAKLSLSKTTEWRRTPSRMAGQSALPEFVGSGPRSLSLEVFLDATATHDNSVEKAVEQLMLACVPTPSSLARKTPASPWVRFDWGTSRTTSFDGVLSNLSVSYTLFDVDGKPLRATCSLSIEEASVDPAGQNPTSGSREARRTHQVVAGDSLPLLAWQEYGDATAWRTIAEANDIDDPMVLVPGTELIVPATEDPVTPPSALEDPR from the coding sequence ATGGCATCCGGAGCCCGTACCAGCCGCGCCCGCGCCCAGCTGACCATCATGGAACCGCCGGCGACGGTCGGCGCCCGGCCGGGCGGCAGCCTGGCCCGGCTCACCCTCCAGTTCAACCCCGCGAAGCTCTCGCTGAGCAAGACCACCGAGTGGCGGCGGACCCCGTCCCGGATGGCGGGGCAGTCCGCGCTGCCCGAGTTCGTCGGCAGCGGGCCGCGCTCGCTGTCGCTGGAGGTCTTCCTCGACGCCACGGCCACCCACGACAACTCCGTGGAGAAGGCCGTCGAACAGCTGATGCTGGCCTGCGTCCCCACTCCGAGCAGCCTGGCGCGCAAGACGCCCGCGAGCCCGTGGGTGCGCTTCGACTGGGGTACCTCGCGCACGACGTCCTTCGACGGGGTGCTGTCCAACCTCTCCGTCTCGTACACCCTCTTCGACGTGGACGGGAAGCCGCTGCGGGCGACCTGTTCCCTGTCCATCGAGGAGGCGAGCGTCGATCCGGCCGGGCAGAACCCCACCTCCGGTTCACGCGAGGCGCGCCGCACCCATCAGGTCGTCGCGGGGGACAGCCTGCCGCTGCTGGCCTGGCAGGAGTACGGCGACGCCACCGCCTGGCGCACGATCGCGGAGGCCAACGACATCGACGACCCGATGGTGCTCGTGCCCGGCACCGAGCTGATCGTCCCCGCCACCGAAGACCCCGTCACGCCCCCGTCCGCACTGGAGGACCCCCGATGA
- a CDS encoding phage tail protein — translation MTRAAVPGLASRYPIGELLPALYADDDLAQRFTAGLDTVLAPVLSTLDNLPAYFDPGLAPADFVDWLSSWVGIGTGPDQPDELRRAVVARAVELHRWRGTRRGLAESLRLRLGVEAEIIDGGGATWSTEPNGELPPPPSGELLVRVRPLRTSPAPVTETQVLDIVRASCPVHLTCRVELLPGRPDHREG, via the coding sequence ATGACCAGAGCGGCTGTACCCGGCCTCGCGAGCCGCTACCCGATCGGCGAACTGCTGCCCGCGCTGTACGCGGACGACGACCTGGCCCAGCGCTTCACGGCCGGCCTCGACACCGTCCTGGCCCCCGTCCTCTCCACCCTGGACAACCTCCCGGCCTACTTCGACCCGGGCCTCGCCCCGGCCGACTTCGTGGACTGGCTCTCCTCCTGGGTGGGCATCGGGACCGGCCCGGACCAGCCCGACGAACTGCGCCGGGCCGTCGTCGCGCGCGCGGTCGAACTCCACCGCTGGCGCGGCACCCGCCGCGGCCTCGCCGAAAGCCTCCGGCTGCGCCTGGGTGTGGAGGCGGAGATCATCGACGGCGGCGGCGCGACCTGGTCGACGGAGCCGAACGGCGAGCTTCCCCCGCCCCCCTCCGGCGAACTACTGGTACGCGTACGCCCCTTGCGCACCTCCCCCGCCCCCGTGACCGAGACCCAGGTCCTCGACATCGTCAGGGCGTCCTGCCCCGTCCACCTCACCTGCCGGGTCGAACTCCTCCCCGGCCGACCCGACCACCGAGAGGGCTGA
- a CDS encoding PAAR domain-containing protein, giving the protein MPPAARTGDSTVHGGVIGTPPPGAVAVATVLIGGRPAAVTGSLHVCVVPPHAALGPGNVIMPNPAAALTGAVLIGGLPAARMRDTTTCGAAILTGAPNVLIGGPL; this is encoded by the coding sequence ATGCCCCCCGCAGCCCGCACCGGCGACTCCACCGTCCACGGCGGTGTCATCGGCACCCCGCCCCCCGGCGCCGTCGCGGTCGCCACCGTGCTGATCGGCGGCCGGCCCGCGGCCGTCACCGGGAGCCTGCACGTCTGCGTGGTTCCGCCGCACGCCGCGCTCGGACCGGGCAACGTGATCATGCCCAACCCCGCCGCCGCGCTCACCGGCGCGGTCCTGATCGGCGGACTCCCGGCCGCCCGGATGCGCGACACCACCACCTGCGGGGCCGCGATCCTGACCGGTGCGCCCAACGTCCTGATCGGGGGCCCGCTGTGA
- a CDS encoding phage tail sheath family protein, which yields MPSYLTPGVYVEEVQSGARPIEGVGTAVAAFVGFAESGPFHEPTLVTNWDQYVQTFGSFTAGTYLTHAVYGYFANGGGTAYIVRIGGPAQGSGQDAVAQAPAPAALGGFLISARPGVSGEISVEIAEPEGENPPEDKFRLLVRQGSKVVETYDASTRKNVKGYLVTQTRDSKLIEVTEQPGVAQSRPTAQSVALATATASAPAPGNGVATLDAAEYVGDAAARTGFAGLESIDEITMVAVPDLMSAYQRGDIDAEGVKTVQLAVISHCEQMGDRVAVLDTPPGLNAQRVRTWRNDDAGFDSRYATVYYPWVKVFDPATGRNELVPPSGHVSGVWARSDGERGVHKAPANEVIRGAVDLELRLSKGEQDLLNPIGVNCVRAFPGRGIRIWGARTLSSDPAWRYLNVRRLFNYLEESILLGTQWVVFEPNDDRLWSSIRRNVTAFLTEEWRRGALFGRTAEEAFYVKCDRDNNPQESIDLGRVVCEIGVSPVKPAEFVVFRLAQFSDSTSLVDE from the coding sequence ATGCCGTCGTACCTCACCCCGGGCGTGTACGTGGAGGAGGTGCAGTCCGGAGCGCGGCCGATCGAGGGAGTCGGCACCGCCGTGGCGGCCTTCGTCGGCTTCGCCGAGTCCGGACCGTTTCATGAGCCGACCCTGGTCACCAACTGGGACCAGTACGTCCAGACGTTCGGGTCCTTCACGGCCGGTACGTATCTGACGCACGCGGTCTACGGCTACTTCGCCAACGGCGGTGGCACCGCCTACATCGTCCGCATCGGCGGCCCCGCGCAGGGCTCCGGACAGGACGCCGTGGCGCAGGCACCGGCGCCCGCCGCGCTCGGCGGCTTCCTGATCTCGGCCCGCCCCGGGGTGAGCGGCGAGATCTCGGTGGAGATCGCCGAACCCGAGGGCGAGAACCCGCCGGAGGACAAGTTCCGGCTGCTGGTCCGCCAGGGCAGCAAGGTGGTGGAGACCTACGACGCCTCCACCCGTAAGAACGTCAAGGGCTATCTGGTCACCCAGACCCGCGACTCCAAGCTCATCGAGGTCACCGAGCAGCCGGGCGTCGCCCAGAGCCGCCCGACCGCGCAGAGCGTGGCCCTCGCCACGGCCACCGCCTCCGCACCGGCCCCCGGGAACGGCGTCGCGACGCTCGACGCCGCCGAGTACGTCGGTGACGCGGCGGCCCGCACCGGATTCGCGGGCCTGGAGTCGATCGACGAGATCACCATGGTCGCGGTGCCGGACCTGATGAGCGCCTACCAGCGCGGCGACATCGACGCCGAGGGCGTCAAGACCGTGCAGCTCGCCGTCATCTCGCACTGCGAGCAGATGGGCGACCGGGTGGCCGTCCTGGACACCCCGCCGGGCCTGAACGCCCAGCGGGTCCGCACCTGGCGCAACGACGACGCCGGCTTCGACTCCCGCTACGCGACCGTGTACTACCCCTGGGTCAAGGTCTTCGACCCGGCGACCGGCCGCAACGAGCTGGTCCCGCCGAGCGGCCATGTCTCCGGTGTGTGGGCGCGCAGCGACGGCGAGCGGGGCGTGCACAAGGCTCCCGCCAACGAGGTCATCCGCGGTGCGGTGGACCTCGAACTCCGCCTCAGCAAGGGCGAGCAGGACCTGCTCAACCCGATCGGCGTCAACTGCGTACGGGCCTTCCCCGGGCGCGGCATCCGGATCTGGGGCGCGCGGACCCTGTCCTCCGACCCGGCCTGGCGCTACCTCAACGTCCGGCGGCTCTTCAATTACCTGGAGGAGTCGATCCTCCTGGGCACCCAGTGGGTCGTCTTCGAGCCCAACGACGACCGCCTGTGGTCCAGCATCCGCCGCAACGTCACCGCCTTCCTCACCGAGGAATGGCGCCGGGGCGCGCTCTTCGGCCGGACGGCGGAGGAGGCGTTCTACGTGAAGTGCGACCGGGACAACAACCCGCAGGAGTCGATCGACCTCGGCCGGGTCGTCTGCGAGATCGGGGTCTCCCCGGTGAAGCCCGCCGAGTTCGTGGTGTTCCGCCTGGCGCAGTTCTCGGACAGCACGAGCCTCGTCGACGAGTGA
- a CDS encoding phage tail protein: MAEGDALSTHVFGVQLGGYLVESVQEISGLTVEEEVVEVRQVTAEGKQIIRKQPGARQAGEVTITRGLDKSSEFTKWIKETLNNGAVDTARQNLTIEIKDSTGETVRRIQLMQGWASKWEGPSLKAGESSAATESVTITFEEIVVE; the protein is encoded by the coding sequence ATGGCAGAGGGCGATGCTCTTTCCACCCACGTCTTCGGCGTCCAGCTGGGCGGCTATCTCGTCGAGTCCGTCCAGGAGATCAGCGGACTGACCGTCGAGGAGGAAGTCGTCGAGGTCCGCCAGGTCACGGCGGAGGGCAAGCAGATCATCCGCAAGCAGCCCGGCGCCCGCCAGGCCGGCGAGGTGACGATCACGCGGGGACTCGACAAGAGCAGCGAGTTCACCAAGTGGATCAAGGAAACGCTGAACAACGGCGCCGTGGACACCGCGCGCCAGAACCTCACGATCGAGATCAAGGACTCGACCGGTGAGACCGTGCGCCGCATCCAGCTGATGCAGGGCTGGGCCAGCAAGTGGGAGGGCCCGTCCCTCAAGGCCGGCGAGTCCAGCGCCGCCACCGAGAGCGTGACCATCACCTTCGAGGAGATCGTGGTCGAATGA